A genomic stretch from Xiphophorus maculatus strain JP 163 A chromosome 16, X_maculatus-5.0-male, whole genome shotgun sequence includes:
- the LOC111611573 gene encoding B-cell receptor CD22-like isoform X2, which yields MLAESRPLMWTLLLLFAEVFSNKCFVDYPQQTICAVRGSSVVFFCIFNNIEKQEVKKFMWAYVKSSKFRLILNYPGNVSERFEYAGDKEHNCSLKIHKVKHYDAGKYFFRYNTNKRCPTKLLVLNVIDLNISMQKETIKEGDSVNLTCKNRCDGGEGSYGYSWFKDGEAVNEGPVLHLTNVSSKHSGNYTCSLKMKNGTTSGVAHVDVEYGPKNTSVLVRSSSEMGAGSSIVLICCSDALPPVENYRWFKIVDGWIEKVGHQAELLPVDGGQYLCSVSNKHGSQNSTVFTLKKNPYWTFMRDMLFIISASVVLLLVVTSVIAVCRLTKSKMRAETEHREEMQVILFCFLDLNHRQHCYLKPNQVNISNSESSQIKCGKITFEDRWYEST from the exons ATGTTGGCTGAAAGCAGACCATTGATGTGGACTCTGTTGCTTCTATTTGCAGAAG ttttctcCAACAAGTGCTTCGTGGATTACCCCCAGCAAACCATCTGTGCTGTCAGAGGCTCGTCTGTTGTCTTCTTTTGTATCTTTaataatattgaaaaacaaGAAGTAAAAAAGTTCATGTGGGCTTATGTGAAGTCTTCTAAATTtcgtttaattttaaattaccCTGGGAATGTATCTGAAAGATTTGAGTACGCCGGAGACAAAGAGCATAACTGctctttaaaaatacacaaagtgaaacattatgatgctgggaaatattttttcagatacAATACCAACAAAAGATGCCCCACTAAACTTCTGGTATTGAACGTTATTG ATCTGAATATTTCGATGCAAAAAGAAACGATAAAAGAAGGAGATTCAGTAAATCTCACCTGCAAAAACCGCTGCGATGGTGGAGAAGGTTCATATGGGTACAGCTGGTTTAAAGATGGAGAAGCCGTAAATGAAGGACCAGTACTTCATTTAACAAACGTGTCCTCTAAACATTCAGGAAACTACACTTGCTccctaaaaatgaaaaacggAACAACTTCAGGAGTGGCTCATGTCGATGTTGAAT atGGACCCAAGAACACATCTGTGCTCGTCAGATCATCATCTGAGATGGGTGCGGGCAGCAGCATTGTCCTGATCTGCTGCAGCGATGCACTCCCGCCTGTGGAAAATTACAGGTGGTTCAAAATAGTAGATGGTTGGATAGAGAAAGTTGGTCATCAGGCTGAGTTGCTTCCTGTTGATGGTGGTCAGTATTTATGCAGTGTCTCCAACAAACATGGAAGTCAAAActccacagttttcactttgaagaAGAATC cttATTGGACGTTTATGAGAGACATGCTTTTTATTATCAGTGCCAGTGTTGTCCTACTTCTTGTCGTGACATCTGTTATTGCTGTTTGCAG ACTCACCAAAAGCAAAATGAGGGCAGAGACAGAACATCGGGAAGAAATGCAGGtcatcttgttttgtttccttgATTTAAACCACAGACAGCATTGTTATCTGAAGCCAAATCAAGTAAACATCTCAAACTCTGAGTCATCACAGataaaatgtgggaaaataaCCTTTG AGGACAGATGGTACGAATCGACTTAG
- the LOC111611573 gene encoding B-cell receptor CD22-like isoform X1, with protein MLAESRPLMWTLLLLFAEVFSNKCFVDYPQQTICAVRGSSVVFFCIFNNIEKQEVKKFMWAYVKSSKFRLILNYPGNVSERFEYAGDKEHNCSLKIHKVKHYDAGKYFFRYNTNKRCPTKLLVLNVIDLNISMQKETIKEGDSVNLTCKNRCDGGEGSYGYSWFKDGEAVNEGPVLHLTNVSSKHSGNYTCSLKMKNGTTSGVAHVDVEYGPKNTSVLVRSSSEMGAGSSIVLICCSDALPPVENYRWFKIVDGWIEKVGHQAELLPVDGGQYLCSVSNKHGSQNSTVFTLKKNPYWTFMRDMLFIISASVVLLLVVTSVIAVCRLTKSKMRAETEHREEMQRTDGTNRLRCEDSHQSQADNDLKVEEATTEIIYATIEFQKGRKRTMKQQDYESETVIYSTVRGN; from the exons ATGTTGGCTGAAAGCAGACCATTGATGTGGACTCTGTTGCTTCTATTTGCAGAAG ttttctcCAACAAGTGCTTCGTGGATTACCCCCAGCAAACCATCTGTGCTGTCAGAGGCTCGTCTGTTGTCTTCTTTTGTATCTTTaataatattgaaaaacaaGAAGTAAAAAAGTTCATGTGGGCTTATGTGAAGTCTTCTAAATTtcgtttaattttaaattaccCTGGGAATGTATCTGAAAGATTTGAGTACGCCGGAGACAAAGAGCATAACTGctctttaaaaatacacaaagtgaaacattatgatgctgggaaatattttttcagatacAATACCAACAAAAGATGCCCCACTAAACTTCTGGTATTGAACGTTATTG ATCTGAATATTTCGATGCAAAAAGAAACGATAAAAGAAGGAGATTCAGTAAATCTCACCTGCAAAAACCGCTGCGATGGTGGAGAAGGTTCATATGGGTACAGCTGGTTTAAAGATGGAGAAGCCGTAAATGAAGGACCAGTACTTCATTTAACAAACGTGTCCTCTAAACATTCAGGAAACTACACTTGCTccctaaaaatgaaaaacggAACAACTTCAGGAGTGGCTCATGTCGATGTTGAAT atGGACCCAAGAACACATCTGTGCTCGTCAGATCATCATCTGAGATGGGTGCGGGCAGCAGCATTGTCCTGATCTGCTGCAGCGATGCACTCCCGCCTGTGGAAAATTACAGGTGGTTCAAAATAGTAGATGGTTGGATAGAGAAAGTTGGTCATCAGGCTGAGTTGCTTCCTGTTGATGGTGGTCAGTATTTATGCAGTGTCTCCAACAAACATGGAAGTCAAAActccacagttttcactttgaagaAGAATC cttATTGGACGTTTATGAGAGACATGCTTTTTATTATCAGTGCCAGTGTTGTCCTACTTCTTGTCGTGACATCTGTTATTGCTGTTTGCAG ACTCACCAAAAGCAAAATGAGGGCAGAGACAGAACATCGGGAAGAAATGCAG AGGACAGATGGTACGAATCGACTTAGGTGTGAAGACAGTCACCAGTCACAAGCTGACAACGATCTTAAGGTCGAAGAAGCTACAACAGAAATAATATATGCAACTATTGAATTTCAAAAGGGAAGAAAGAGAACCAT GAAACAGCAGGATTATGAAAGTGAAACTGTTATTTACAGCACAGTTCGCGG gaACTAG
- the LOC102219813 gene encoding neuropeptide B-like, with amino-acid sequence MEMTSKLMFPIVAIFLLVACSPSEAWYKQVAGPNYYSVGRASGLLSGIRRSSSYARREESPSESGESATSSVLSQFLSHNSVLKTMPLCIKDITPNLQSCELFQETKGSLKCKADVFLSLDSSDCEGD; translated from the exons ATGGAGATGACTTCTAAACTTATGTTTCCTATCGTGGCGATTTTCCTTCTCGTCGCCTGCAGTCCGTCGGAGGCTTGGTACAAGCAGGTGGCCGGACCGAACTACTACTCGGTGGGCAGAGCGTCCGGCTTGCTGTCCGGGATCCGGAGGTCGTCATCGTACGCAAGGAGAGAAGAATCCCCCTCAGAGAGCGGAGAGTCTGCCACCAGCAGCGTCTTATCTCAGTTCCTCTCTCATAACTCTGTTTTAAAGACGATG CCTCTTTGCATTAAAGACATTACCCCAAACCTGCAGAGCTGTGAACTCTTCCAGGAAACCAAAGGATCTCTGAAATGCAAAGCAGATGTCTTCCTCTCGCTGGACTCCTCAGACTGTGAAGGAGACTGA